Proteins encoded in a region of the Marmota flaviventris isolate mMarFla1 chromosome 3, mMarFla1.hap1, whole genome shotgun sequence genome:
- the Tuba1c gene encoding tubulin alpha-1C chain, whose product MRECISIHVGQAGVQIGNACWELYCLEHGIQPDGQMPSDKTIGGGDDSFNTFFSETGAGKHVPRAVFVDLEPTVIDEVRTGTYRQLFHPEQLITGKEDAANNYARGHYTIGKEIIDLVLDRIRKLADQCTGLQGFLVFHSFGGGTGSGFTSLLMERLSVDYGKKSKLEFSIYPAPQVSTAVVEPYNSILTTHTTLEHSDCAFMVDNEAIYDICRRNLDIECPTYTNLNRLISQIVSSITASLRFDGALNVDLTEFQTNLVPYPRIHFPLATYAPVISAEKAYHEQLTVAEITNACFEPANQMVKCDPRHGKYMACCLLYRGDVVPKDVNAAIATIKTKRSIQFVDWCPTGFKVGINYQPPTVVPGGDLAKVQRAVCMLSNTTAIAEAWARLDHKFDLMYAKRAFVHWYVGEGMEEGEFSEAREDMAALEKDYEEVGADSAEGEDEGEEY is encoded by the exons ATG CGTGAGTGTATCTCCATCCACGTTGGCCAGGCTGGTGTCCAGATTGGCAACGCCTGCTGGGAGCTCTACTGCCTGGAACATGGCATCCAGCCTGATGGCCAGATGCCAAGTGACAAGACCATTGGGGGAGGAGATGACTCCTTCAACACCTTCTTCAGTGAGACGGGTGCTGGCAAGCACGTGCCCAGGGCAGTGTTTGTAGACCTGGAACCCACGGTCATTG ATGAAGTTCGCACTGGGACCTACCGTCAGCTCTTTCACCCTGAGCAGCTCATCACAGGCAAGGAAGATGCTGCCAATAACTATGCCCGGGGCCACTACACCATTGGCAAGGAGATCATTGACCTCGTCTTAGACCGAATTCGCAAGCTG gCTGACCAGTGCACAGGTCTTCAGGGCTTCTTGGTTTTCCACAGCTTTGGTGGGGGAACTGGTTCTGGGTTCACCTCCCTGCTGATGGAACGTCTCTCTGTTGATTATGGCAAGAAGTCCAAGCTGGAGTTCTCCATTTACCCAGCCCCCCAGGTTTCCACAGCTGTAGTTGAGCCCTATAATTCCATCCTCACCACCCACACTACCCTGGAGCACTCTGATTGTGCCTTCATGGTAGATAATGAGGCCATCTATGACATCTGTCGCAGAAACCTTGACATTGAGTGCCCAacctacactaaccttaaccgccTTATTAGCCAGATTGTGTCATCCATCACTGCTTCCCTCAGATTTGATGGAGCCCTGAATGTTGACCTGACAGAATTCCAGACCAACCTGGTGCCCTATCCCCGCATCCACTTCCCTCTGGCCACATATGCCCCTGTCATTTCTGCTGAGAAAGCCTACCATGAACAGCTTACTGTAGCAGAGATCACCAATGCTTGCTTTGAGCCAGCCAACCAAATGGTAAAATGTGACCCCCGCCATGGTAAATACATGGCTTGCTGCCTGTTGTACCGTGGTGATGTGGTCCCCAAAGATGTCAATGCTGCCATTGCCACCATCAAGACCAAGCGCAGCATCCAGTTTGTGGATTGGTGCCCCACTGGCTTCAAGGTTGGCATTAATTACCAGCCTCCCACTGTGGTTCCTGGTGGAGACCTGGCCAAGGTACAGCGTGCTGTGTGCATGTTGAGTAACACCACAGCCATTGCTGAGGCCTGGGCTCGCCTGGATCACAAGTTTGACCTGATGTATGCCAAGCGTGCCTTTGTTCACTGGTACGTGGGTGAGGGGATGGAGGAAGGAGAGTTTTCTGAGGCCCGTGAGGACATGGCTGCCCTAGAGAAAGATTATGAGGAGGTTGGAGCAGATAGTGCTGAGGGAGAGGATGAGGGTGAAGAGTATTGA